Proteins encoded within one genomic window of Felis catus isolate Fca126 chromosome C1, F.catus_Fca126_mat1.0, whole genome shotgun sequence:
- the RFX5 gene encoding DNA-binding protein RFX5 isoform X1 — protein MAEDEPDAKSPKTGGRPPSGSAEAGEPTTLLQRLRGTISKAVQNKVEGILQDVQKFSDNDKLYLYLQLPSGPSTGDKSSEPSTLSNEEYMYAYRWIRNHLEEHTDTCLPKQSVYDAYRKYCESLACCRPLSTANFGKIIREIFPDIKARRLGGRGQSKYCYSGIRRKTLVSMPPLPGLDLKGSESPEMGPEVTPAPRDELVEAACALTCDWAERILKRSFSSIVEVARFLLQQHLISARSAPAHVLKAVGLADDDEHAPRERSSKSKNGVESLEGGAHKKPERPAQPPKEPEPRAGAGPPARGERKKSVVESPAPAASNPQVNALVARLPLLLPRAPRSLIPPLQVSPPILAPKLSSGPLKVALPSRAGGPQAAVPIINMILPAVPALPGPGPGPGPGPGPGPGPGQALPGVLAQPRGTENREVGIGGDPGPHDKGVKRSAEVPVSEAIGQDPPAKAAKQDIDDTGSDAKRKRGRPRKKSGGSRERNSTPDKSAAAVDSAQPCRLPRETWASAGESNSARGSGRPGPVGGAEKGMVLARDQEDGVVSRGGKGPSSRHAKEAEDKIPLVTSKVSVIKGSRSQKEALPKEEVDTAAQGNKDLKGHVLQNSLSHEGKDPQATPP, from the exons ATGGCAGAAGATGAACCCGACGCTAAGAGCCCCAAGACTGGGGGACGGCCCCCCTCAGGTAGTGCTGAGGCGGGAGAACCCACCACCCTTCTTCAGAGGCTCCGAGGTACCATTTC CAAGGCCGTGCAGAACAAAGTCGAGGGGATCCTG CAAGATGTACAGAAATTCTCAGACAACGACAAGCTGTATCTCTACCTTCAGCTCCCCTCAGGACCCAGTACTGGAGACAAAAG CTCAGAGCCAAGTACACTTAGCAATGAGGAGTACATGTATGCCTATCGATGGATCCGCAACCATCTAGAAGAGCATACTGACACCTGTTTGCCAAAGCAAAGTGTTTATGATGCCTATCG GAAGTACTGTGAGAGTCTTGCCTGTTGCCGCCCACTCAGCACCGCCAACTTTGGCAAAATCATCAGAGAGATCTTCCCTGACATCAAGGCCCGAAGGCTTGGTGGCCGAGGCCAGTCCAA ATATTGCTACAGTGGCATACGAAGGAAGACCTTGGTGTCTATGCCACCCTTACCTGGACTTGACCTGAAGGGCTCTGAGAGT CCAGAAATGGGCCCAGAAGTAACCCCAGCACCCCGGGACGAACTGGTTGAGGCAGCCTGCGCTCTGACCTGTGACTGGGCAGAACGAATCCTGAAACGATCCTTCAGTTCCATCGTTGAAGTCGCCCGCTTCCTCCTGCAGCAGCACCTCATCTCTGCCCGGTCTGCCCCTGCCCACGTACTCAAGGCAGTGGGGCTCGCTG ACGACGATGAACATGCCCCTCGGGAGCGGTCCTCTAAATCCAAGAATGGTGTCGAGAGCCTAGAGGGTGGAGCCCATAAGAAACCAGAGAGACCAGCCCAG CCACCTAAGGAGCCGGAACCCCGGGCTGGGGCTGGCCCTCCTGCACGTGGAGAGCGGAAGAAGAGTGTAGTGGAGAGCCCAGCCCCAGCAGCCAGTAACCCACAGGTTAATGCCCTGGTGGCCCGGctgcctctgctccttccccgggCCCCTCGCTCACTTATTCCACCACTCCAAGTCTCTCCCCCCATCCTGGCCCCCAAGCTTTCTTCAGGCCCTCTGAAAGTGGCTCTGCCCAGTAGGGCTGGGGGACCCCAGGCAGCTGTGCCCATCATTAACATGATCTTACCAGCTGTTCCTGCTTTGCCTGGACccgggcctgggcctgggcctgggcctgggcctgggcctgggcctgggcaaGCCCTACCTGGGGTGCTCGCTCAGCCACGAGGCACAGAGAACAGGGAGGTAGGCATAGGTGGTGACCCAGGACCCCATGACAAAGGTGTCAAGAGATCAGCAGAAGTACCTGTGAGTGAGGCCATTGGGCAGGATCCACCAGCTAAAGCAGCAAAGCAGGATATAGACGATACAGGAAGTGATGCCAAAAGAAAACGGGGGCGCCCTCGAAAAAAATCAGGTGGAAGTAGGGAAAGGAACTCTACCCCTGACAAGTCAGCAGCTGCCGTGGACTCTGCCCAGCCCTGCCGGTTACCACGGGAGACATGGGCCTCTGCAGGGGAGAGCAACTCTGCCAGAGGGTCAGGGAGACCAGGGCcagtgggaggggctgagaaggGGATGGTGCTTGCCCGGGATCAGGAAGATGGTGTTgtttccagaggaggaaagggCCCCAGTTCCCGGCATGCCAAAGAAGCAGAAGATAAAATTCCTCTGGTCACCTCAAAAGTGAGTGTCATCAAGGGCAGTAGAAGCCAAAAGGAGGCTCTTCCAAAGGAAGAGGTAGACACTGCAGCACAGGGTAATAAAGACTTAAAAGGGCACGTGCTTCAGAATTCCTTATCCCATGAAGGGAAAGACCCCCAAGCAACACCCCCTTGA